A genome region from Cucurbita pepo subsp. pepo cultivar mu-cu-16 chromosome LG02, ASM280686v2, whole genome shotgun sequence includes the following:
- the LOC111789251 gene encoding protein RICE SALT SENSITIVE 3-like — protein MVGSGSSDRSKEAVGMMALHEALRSVCLSSDWTYSVFWTIRPRPRVRGGNGCKVGDDNGSLMLMWEDGFCRGRAAECLEEIDGDDPVRKAFSKMSIQLYNYGEGLMGKVASDKCHKWVFKEPTECEPNISNYWQSSFDALPPEWTDQFDSGIQTIAVIQAGHGLLQLGSCKTIPEDLHFVLRMRHTFESIGYRSGFYLNQLFSSNRNSSSSPMASKQSAIPLHPPPNLLNWAQRPIPSPPTSLLPSPNFHTSNRLGYPQSKDETHMFLLPHSSEARMEDVMGDHDNDIKWPNGLSLFNALTGRADDAKLLFNPESLGTKPDQTHLPLIHEPNNANPNSDPMHNTNGGNPNEFLSLDSQSESARKMENKFKRSFTLPARMSSSSSSTSLDHHPHQSVEYRNSEQAGMYPDIMETYLE, from the exons ATGGTGGGCTCAGGATCATCAGACAGGAGCAAAGAAGCTGTTGGGATGATGGCCCTTCATGAGGCCCTCAGAAGCGTCTGTCTCAGTTCAGACTGGACTTACTCTGTTTTCTGGACCATCCGCCCTCGTCC AAGGGTCAGAGGAGGCAATGGATGCAAAGTTGGGGACGACAATGGCAGCTT GATGTTAATGTGGGAAGATGGGTTTTGCCGTGGGAGAGCTGCAGAGTGCTTGGAGGAGATTGATGGGGATGATCCTGTTAGAAAGGCCTTCAGCAAAATGTCCattcaattatataattatggAGAAGG GCTGATGGGGAAAGTTGCATCAGATAAGTGCCataaatgggttttcaaagAACCTACAGAATGCGAGCCAAACATTTCAAATTACTGGCAAAGTTCATTTGATGCT CTTCCTCCTGAGTGGACTGATCAGTTTGATTCTGGAATTCAG ACTATTGCTGTTATTCAAGCTGGACATGGCCTCCTTCAGCTTGGTTCCTGCAAGACT ATACCAGAAGATCTGCATTTTGTGCTGAGAATGAGGCATACTTTTGAATCTATTGGGTACCGATCTGgtttttatttgaatcaactcttttcttcaaatagaaactcatcttcttctccaatggCTTCAAAGCAATCAGCCATTCCCCTTCACCCTCCTCCCAATCTCCTCAATTGGGCACAAAGGCCAATTCCATCTCCTCCAACTTCTCTGCTTCCTTCACCCAACTTCCACACTTCGAATAGGCTCGGTTACCCGCAGTCGAAAGACGAGACGCACATGTTTCTGTTGCCACATTCCTCCGAGGCTCGAATGGAAGACGTGATGGGAGATCATGACAATGATATCAAATGGCCTAATGGGTTGTCCTTGTTCAATGCTCTCACGGGACGAGCCGATGATGCTAAGCTTTTGTTTAATCCGGAGAGCTTAGGAACCAAACCTGATCAAACTCACCTCCCTTTGATTCATGAACCGAATAACGCGAACCCGAACTCGGATCCTATGCACAACACGAATGGAGGTAACCCAAACGAGTTCTTGAGCTTAGACAGCCAATCTGAGAGTGCTAGGAAGATGGAAAACAAGTTCAAGAGAAGCTTTACTTTGCCTGCAAGAATgagttcatcttcatcttcgaCTTCGCTCGACCACCATCCGCATCAATCAGTCGAATATCGTAACTCGGAGCAGGCGGGTATGTACCCGGACATAATGGAGACATACTTGGAATGA